One region of Alosa alosa isolate M-15738 ecotype Scorff River chromosome 1, AALO_Geno_1.1, whole genome shotgun sequence genomic DNA includes:
- the LOC125306123 gene encoding NPC intracellular cholesterol transporter 2-like, whose protein sequence is MAIREVCVLLLPLLALAYAEHVKFLDCGSEVGRVVLVDIHPCPKQPCQLHKGQSYAVNVTFNSEVSSQTSKAVVHGVIAGVPVPFPIPIEDGCECGISCPIQKQAIYNYVNQLPVKTEYPRLKLVVEWELRDDNNKDLFCIKFPVQIVS, encoded by the exons ATGGCGATCCGCGAAGTTTGCGTCCTGCTGCTGCCTCTCCTTGCCCTCGCATACGCAGAGCATGTGAAATTTCTGGATTGTG GTTCAGAGGTGGGTCGTGTGGTTCTGGTGGACATTCACCCCTGTCCCAAGCAGCCCTGCCAGCTGCACAAAGGCCAGTCCTACGCCGTTAACGTCACCTTCAACAGCG AGGTGTCGAGTCAGACCAGCAAGGCGGTCGTGCACGGCGTGATTGCGGGTGTGCCCGTCCCCTTCCCCATCCCCATCGAGGACGGCTGCGAATGTGGCATCTCCTGCCCCATCCAGAAGCAGGCCATTTACAACTACGTCAACCAGCTGCCTGTGAAGACAGAGTACCCCAGG CTCAAGCTGGTGGTTGAGTGGGAGCTGAGGGACGACAACAACAAGGACCT
- the isca2 gene encoding iron-sulfur cluster assembly 2 homolog, mitochondrial, with protein sequence MSLVRGIMLSATRSKAWSVGRASSALLYAAGAPGKALVRPSQMSPLVSTFAAQYSSASAQRQPAQPAYEDKVRLSESCVKRLGEILVKGEYLRISVEGGGCSGFQYKFSVDNSRNQDDRVFEQDGVGVIVDQESLEFVKGSTVDFTQELIRSSFQVLKNPQADHGCSCGSSFSVKL encoded by the exons ATGTCACTTGTTCGTGGCATAATGCTAAGTGCTACTAGGTCAAAAGCCTGGAGCGTCGGAAG AGCGTCCTCAGCGCTTCTGTACGCGGCTGGCGCGCCGGGCAAGGCGTTGGTGCGGCCTTCTCAGATGTCCCCGCTGGTGTCCACCTTTGCCGCGCAGTACAGCAGCGCGTCAGCCCAGCGGCAGCCCGCGCAGCCCGCGTACGAGGACAAAGTGCGGCTCAGCGAGTCGTGCGTGAAG aggctgGGGGAGATCCTGGTGAAGGGGGAGTATCTGCGCATCTCAGTAGAGGGCGGCGGCTGCTCCGGATTCCAGTACAAATTCTCTGTGGACAACAGCAGGAACCAGGacgacag ggtgtttGAACAGGATGGCGTGGGGGTGATCGTGGACCAGGAGTCTCTGGAGTTCGTGAAGGGCTCGACGGTGGATTTCACGCAGGAGCTGATTCGCTCGTCCTTCCAGGTGCTGAAGAATCCGCAGGCTGACCACGGCTGCTCGTGTGGCTCCTCCTTCTCCGTCAAgctctga